One Angustibacter luteus genomic window carries:
- the tkt gene encoding transketolase, with amino-acid sequence MSELTTPGRSSELAPPTASSAGWTETDVRAVDTVRVLAADAVQKVGNGHPGTAMSLAPVAYLLFQNVMRHDPADDQWLGRDRFVLSCGHSSLTLYIQLYLSGYGLQLSDLESLRTWGSQTPGHPEHRHTRGVEITTGPLGQGLASAVGMAMAARRERGLLDPDAAPGESPFDHHVYVLCSDGDIMEGVTAEASSLAGHQELGNLVVIYDKNHISIEDDTDVSFSEDVAARYEAYGWHVQSVDWTTSGSYVEDVDALLAAIEAAKAETSRPSFISLRTIIGWPAPTKQNTGKAHGSALGDAEVAATKELLGFDPARSFQVDDDVLARAREVGDRGRAAHEEWEGSYEAWRAANADAATLLDRLSAQRLPDGWTDSIPEFDPDPKGLATRAASGKVLGALADVLPELWGGSADLAESNNTTMEGQPSFIPANRQTKDWQGGPFGRTMHFGIREHAMGSILNGIALQSLTRPYGGTFLVFSDYMRPAVRLAALMKLPVTYVWTHDSIGLGEDGPTHQPVEHLAALRAIPGLDVVRPADANETAWAWRTILEHTDRPAGLILSRQNLPIVDRGEGGFGSAEGVARGGYVLAEADGDAPGVILVATGSEVQLAVAARDVLQAEGTPTRVVSMPCREWFAEQPQSYRDEVLPPTVRARVSVEAAVGQGWRDVVGDAGRIVSLEHFGASADYQTIFREFGFTAEHVAAAARESYTEATGGLGAVRPGGSPSASAPTSGGTADRP; translated from the coding sequence GTGAGCGAGCTGACCACACCAGGCCGATCGAGCGAGCTCGCTCCCCCGACCGCCTCGAGCGCCGGGTGGACCGAGACCGACGTCCGCGCCGTGGACACCGTCCGGGTGCTGGCCGCGGACGCCGTGCAGAAGGTCGGTAACGGCCACCCGGGGACGGCGATGAGCCTGGCCCCCGTCGCCTACCTGCTGTTCCAGAACGTGATGCGGCACGACCCGGCCGACGACCAGTGGCTCGGCCGGGACCGCTTCGTCCTGTCCTGCGGGCACTCCAGCCTGACGCTCTACATCCAGCTCTACCTGTCCGGCTACGGCCTGCAGCTCTCCGACCTCGAGTCGCTGCGCACGTGGGGCTCCCAGACCCCCGGGCACCCCGAGCACCGGCACACCCGCGGCGTGGAGATCACGACCGGCCCGCTCGGCCAGGGCCTGGCCAGCGCGGTCGGCATGGCGATGGCGGCCCGGCGCGAGCGCGGGCTGCTCGACCCGGACGCCGCCCCCGGCGAGAGCCCGTTCGACCACCACGTCTACGTGCTCTGCTCGGACGGCGACATCATGGAGGGCGTCACCGCCGAGGCGAGCTCGCTGGCCGGCCACCAGGAGCTCGGCAACCTCGTGGTGATCTACGACAAGAACCACATCTCCATCGAGGACGACACGGACGTGTCGTTCAGCGAGGACGTCGCGGCCCGGTACGAGGCGTACGGCTGGCACGTGCAGTCCGTCGACTGGACGACGTCCGGCTCCTACGTGGAGGACGTCGACGCGCTGCTGGCCGCGATCGAGGCCGCGAAGGCGGAGACGTCGCGCCCCTCGTTCATCTCGCTGCGCACCATCATCGGCTGGCCGGCCCCGACGAAGCAGAACACCGGGAAGGCGCACGGCTCCGCGCTCGGTGACGCCGAGGTCGCGGCCACCAAGGAGTTGCTGGGCTTCGACCCGGCGCGCTCGTTCCAGGTGGACGACGACGTGCTGGCCCGGGCCCGGGAGGTCGGCGACCGCGGGCGCGCGGCCCACGAGGAGTGGGAGGGCTCGTACGAGGCCTGGCGCGCCGCCAACGCGGACGCCGCGACCCTGCTCGACCGGCTGAGCGCCCAGCGGCTGCCGGACGGCTGGACCGACAGCATCCCCGAGTTCGACCCGGACCCCAAGGGCCTGGCCACCCGCGCGGCGTCCGGCAAGGTGCTCGGCGCGCTGGCCGACGTCCTGCCCGAGCTCTGGGGCGGCTCGGCCGACCTGGCCGAGAGCAACAACACGACGATGGAGGGCCAGCCGTCCTTCATCCCGGCGAACCGGCAGACCAAGGACTGGCAGGGCGGCCCCTTCGGGCGCACGATGCACTTCGGCATCCGCGAGCACGCGATGGGCTCGATCCTGAACGGCATCGCGCTGCAGAGCCTGACCCGGCCCTACGGGGGCACCTTCCTGGTCTTCAGCGACTACATGCGCCCGGCCGTACGCCTCGCCGCACTGATGAAGCTGCCCGTCACCTACGTCTGGACGCACGACTCCATCGGGCTCGGTGAGGACGGGCCGACCCACCAGCCCGTCGAGCACCTCGCGGCGCTGCGTGCCATCCCGGGCCTGGACGTCGTCCGGCCCGCCGACGCGAACGAGACGGCCTGGGCGTGGCGCACCATCCTGGAGCACACGGACCGACCGGCCGGGCTGATCCTCAGCCGGCAGAACCTCCCGATCGTCGACCGCGGCGAGGGCGGCTTCGGGTCCGCGGAGGGTGTGGCGCGCGGCGGCTACGTGCTGGCGGAGGCGGACGGTGACGCCCCCGGCGTGATCCTCGTGGCCACCGGCTCGGAGGTCCAGCTCGCCGTCGCTGCCCGCGACGTGCTCCAGGCCGAGGGGACGCCCACCCGGGTGGTCTCGATGCCGTGCCGCGAGTGGTTCGCCGAGCAGCCGCAGTCCTACCGGGACGAGGTGCTCCCTCCGACGGTGCGCGCCCGGGTCAGCGTGGAGGCCGCCGTCGGCCAGGGCTGGCGGGACGTCGTCGGCGACGCCGGGCGGATCGTCTCGCTCGAGCACTTCGGCGCCTCTGCCGACTACCAGACCATCTTCCGCGAGTTCGGCTTCACCGCCGAGCACGTGGCCGCGGCCGCGCGTGAGAGCTACACCGAAGCAACCGGTGGGCTCGGCGCCGTGCGACCGGGCGGGTCCCCGTCGGCGTCCGCGCCGACGTCCGGGGGCACCGCCGACCGACCCTGA
- the tal gene encoding transaldolase produces the protein MTDALAQLSEAGVSVWLDDLSRELLNDGSLQRLIDEKHVVGVTTNPTIFASALSKGDAYDEQVRALAADGQDVAAAIYAITTDDVRNACDVLRPVYDRTNGQDGRVSIEVDPGLAHDTGATVEMAKRLWATVDRPNVMIKIPATVEGLPAISQAIAAGISVNVTLIFALDRYRGVMQAFLTGLEQAREADIDLSTIRSVASFFVSRVDTEIDPRLDEIGSDEAKALRGKAAVANARLAFQAFEEVFGTPRWQVLAEDGAHPQRPLWASTGVKNQAYSDTLYVTELVTDGTVNTMPSSTMDAVFDHGQIHGDTVRGEYDDARKVLDALERLGISYGDVTAVLEREGVEKFVKSWDELTRTVEDELTQKAGQ, from the coding sequence ATGACCGACGCACTCGCCCAGCTGTCCGAGGCCGGCGTATCCGTCTGGCTCGACGACCTGTCCCGTGAGCTGCTGAACGACGGCAGCCTGCAGCGGCTCATCGACGAGAAGCACGTCGTCGGCGTGACGACGAACCCGACGATCTTCGCCTCGGCGCTGTCCAAGGGCGACGCCTACGACGAGCAGGTGCGCGCCCTCGCTGCCGACGGCCAGGACGTCGCCGCCGCCATCTACGCCATCACCACGGACGACGTCCGCAACGCGTGCGACGTGCTGCGTCCCGTCTACGACCGGACGAACGGCCAGGACGGCCGGGTGTCGATCGAGGTCGACCCGGGCCTGGCGCACGACACCGGCGCGACCGTCGAGATGGCCAAGCGGCTGTGGGCCACCGTCGACCGGCCGAACGTGATGATCAAGATCCCCGCCACCGTCGAGGGACTGCCCGCCATCTCGCAGGCCATTGCGGCCGGGATCAGCGTCAACGTCACGCTGATCTTCGCGCTCGACCGCTACCGCGGGGTCATGCAGGCCTTCCTGACCGGCCTGGAGCAGGCCCGTGAGGCCGACATCGACCTGTCGACGATCCGCTCCGTCGCGTCGTTCTTCGTGTCCCGGGTCGACACCGAGATCGACCCGCGGTTGGACGAGATCGGTTCTGACGAGGCGAAGGCACTGCGCGGCAAGGCGGCTGTGGCCAACGCCCGGCTCGCCTTCCAGGCGTTCGAGGAGGTCTTCGGCACCCCGCGCTGGCAGGTGCTGGCCGAGGACGGCGCCCACCCGCAGCGCCCGCTCTGGGCCTCGACCGGGGTCAAGAACCAGGCCTACTCGGACACGCTGTACGTCACCGAGCTCGTCACGGACGGCACCGTCAACACCATGCCCAGCTCGACCATGGACGCCGTGTTCGACCACGGCCAGATCCACGGCGACACGGTGCGCGGCGAGTACGACGACGCCCGCAAAGTGCTGGACGCGCTGGAGCGGCTCGGCATCTCCTACGGCGACGTGACCGCCGTCCTGGAGCGCGAGGGCGTCGAGAAGTTCGTGAAGAGCTGGGACGAGCTGACCCGGACGGTCGAGGACGAGCTCACCCAGAAGGCCGGCCAGTGA
- a CDS encoding glucose-6-phosphate isomerase produces the protein MTATGEAADAVRAHVPALVDERFASRLFAQDATLWGPEAESESAIRLSWVGLGQSSRPLVDEVAAIRADLGPDVDHVVLAGMGGSSLAPEVICATAGVPLTVLDSSDPDYVRAALGDRLERTVLVASSKSGGTVETDSQRRAYEGAFRDAGIDPTERIVVVTDPGSPLEASARAAGYRVVLADPNVGGRYSALTAFGLVPSGLAGVDIGALLDEADSVAGLLAEDAEGNPALVLGAALSGVDPKGSTGRRDKLALAADGTSVVGFGDWAEQLVAESTGKQGTGLLPVVVEGPQAPEVRWPASDVLPVLLVAADGDPASEPGEGDGTDGAAQNATTISVGGSLGALMLLWEAATAVAGRLLGINPFDQPDVESAKKAARGMLEGTPETGEPDLVDDGIELRGTPGLLDGVSDLPGAVAALLDRLEPGRGYLAVMAYLDRAEQAELADVRAPLALRTERPTTFGWGPRFLHSTGQYHKGGPAIGVYLQVTGDPAEDLDVPGQPFSFGHLIAAQAAGDAQVLADHDRPVLRVHLTDRAAGVARLREVLK, from the coding sequence GTGACCGCCACCGGCGAGGCGGCGGACGCGGTGCGTGCGCACGTGCCTGCGCTGGTGGACGAACGTTTCGCCTCCCGGCTGTTCGCGCAGGACGCGACGCTCTGGGGGCCCGAAGCCGAGTCCGAGTCCGCGATCCGGCTGTCCTGGGTGGGCCTGGGCCAGTCCTCGCGACCGTTGGTGGACGAGGTCGCAGCGATCCGGGCCGACCTCGGACCGGACGTCGACCACGTGGTCCTCGCGGGCATGGGCGGCTCGTCGCTCGCACCGGAGGTCATCTGCGCCACGGCCGGCGTCCCGCTGACCGTCCTGGACTCCAGCGACCCGGACTACGTCCGCGCCGCCCTCGGGGACCGGTTGGAGCGCACCGTGCTGGTCGCCTCCAGCAAGTCCGGCGGCACCGTCGAGACGGACAGCCAGCGCCGCGCCTACGAAGGTGCCTTCCGGGACGCCGGGATCGACCCGACCGAGCGGATCGTCGTCGTCACCGACCCCGGCTCCCCGCTCGAGGCCTCGGCCCGGGCCGCCGGCTACCGCGTCGTCCTCGCCGACCCGAACGTCGGCGGACGCTACTCGGCGTTGACCGCGTTCGGCCTGGTGCCGAGCGGGCTGGCCGGGGTCGACATCGGCGCGCTGCTCGACGAGGCCGACTCCGTGGCCGGCCTGCTGGCCGAGGACGCCGAGGGAAACCCGGCCCTGGTGCTCGGCGCCGCCCTGTCCGGGGTGGACCCGAAGGGCTCGACCGGGCGCCGGGACAAGCTGGCCCTGGCCGCCGACGGCACCTCCGTCGTGGGATTCGGCGACTGGGCCGAGCAGCTCGTCGCCGAGAGCACGGGCAAGCAGGGCACCGGACTGCTCCCGGTCGTCGTCGAGGGTCCGCAGGCACCGGAGGTGCGGTGGCCGGCGTCCGACGTCCTGCCCGTGCTGCTCGTCGCCGCTGACGGGGACCCGGCGTCCGAGCCTGGCGAAGGCGACGGCACCGATGGCGCCGCGCAGAACGCCACGACGATCAGCGTGGGGGGTTCGCTCGGTGCGCTGATGCTGCTCTGGGAGGCGGCTACCGCCGTGGCCGGCCGGCTGCTGGGCATCAACCCGTTCGACCAGCCGGACGTCGAGAGCGCCAAGAAGGCCGCCCGCGGCATGCTCGAGGGCACGCCCGAGACCGGCGAGCCGGACCTGGTGGACGACGGCATCGAGCTGCGCGGGACGCCCGGCCTCCTCGACGGGGTCAGTGACCTGCCCGGTGCGGTCGCCGCACTGCTCGACCGGCTGGAGCCCGGCCGCGGGTACCTCGCGGTGATGGCCTACCTCGACCGGGCCGAGCAGGCCGAGCTCGCGGACGTGCGCGCCCCGCTGGCGTTGCGCACCGAGCGGCCGACGACCTTCGGCTGGGGCCCGCGGTTCCTGCACTCCACCGGTCAGTACCACAAGGGTGGTCCGGCGATCGGCGTGTACCTGCAGGTCACGGGCGACCCGGCAGAGGACCTCGACGTCCCCGGCCAGCCGTTCAGCTTCGGCCACCTCATCGCCGCCCAGGCGGCCGGCGACGCGCAGGTGCTCGCCGACCACGACCGGCCGGTGCTGCGGGTCCACCTCACCGACCGGGCCGCCGGGGTCGCTCGTCTCCGGGAGGTTCTCAAGTGA
- the zwf gene encoding glucose-6-phosphate dehydrogenase, with amino-acid sequence MSPARVGAGQNPLRDPRDKRLQKIAGPCSLVIFGVTGDLARKKLMPAVYDLANRGLLPPGFSLVGFARRDWADQDFGQIVYDAVKQHARTPFRENVWKHLAEGFRFVPGDFDDDAAFDHLAEVVRGLDTERGTGGNHAFYLSIPPKFFSQVCEQLARSGLASPERETWRRVVIEKPFGHDLKSARELNDVVSQVFPPEAVFRIDHYLGKETVQNILALRFANQLFEPIWNAHYVDHVQITMAEDIGIGGRAGYYDGIGAARDVIQNHLLQLLALTAMEEPVSFDAQDLRAEKEKVLSAVRLPKDLGSSTARGQYAAGWQGGQKVIGYLDEDGISRSSATETYAAIKLEIDTRRWAGVPFYLRTGKRLGRRVSEIAVVFKQAPHLPFETTATEELGHNALVVRVQPDEGVTLRFGSKVPGTAMEVRDVTMDFGYGHAFTESSPEAYERLILDVLLGEPPLFPRHEEVELSWQILDPIEKHWSKSGRPDPYPAGTWGPPTADAMMARDGRVWRLP; translated from the coding sequence GTGAGCCCTGCCCGGGTGGGGGCCGGTCAGAACCCGCTGCGCGACCCGCGCGACAAGCGGCTGCAGAAGATCGCCGGCCCGTGCAGCCTGGTCATCTTCGGCGTCACCGGTGACCTGGCGCGCAAGAAGCTGATGCCCGCCGTGTACGACCTGGCGAACCGCGGCCTGCTGCCGCCCGGCTTCTCGCTCGTCGGCTTCGCCCGGCGCGACTGGGCCGACCAGGACTTCGGGCAGATCGTCTACGACGCGGTCAAGCAGCACGCGCGCACGCCGTTCCGGGAGAACGTCTGGAAGCACCTCGCCGAGGGCTTCCGGTTCGTGCCCGGCGACTTCGACGACGACGCCGCGTTCGACCACCTCGCCGAGGTCGTGCGAGGCCTGGACACCGAACGGGGCACCGGCGGGAACCACGCCTTCTACCTGTCGATCCCGCCCAAGTTCTTCTCCCAGGTCTGCGAGCAGCTGGCCCGATCCGGCCTGGCCTCCCCCGAGCGCGAGACCTGGCGACGAGTGGTCATCGAGAAGCCCTTCGGGCACGACCTGAAGTCGGCCCGTGAGCTGAACGACGTGGTGTCCCAGGTCTTCCCGCCCGAGGCGGTCTTCCGGATCGACCACTACCTCGGCAAGGAGACCGTGCAGAACATCCTGGCGTTGCGCTTCGCGAACCAGCTGTTCGAGCCGATCTGGAACGCGCACTACGTCGACCACGTGCAGATCACGATGGCCGAGGACATCGGCATCGGCGGCCGGGCCGGCTACTACGACGGCATCGGGGCCGCCCGCGACGTCATCCAGAACCACCTGCTTCAGCTCCTGGCGTTGACCGCCATGGAGGAGCCCGTCTCGTTCGACGCCCAGGACCTGCGCGCCGAGAAGGAGAAGGTGCTGTCCGCCGTCCGGCTGCCGAAGGACCTCGGGTCGTCCACGGCGCGCGGTCAGTACGCGGCCGGCTGGCAGGGCGGTCAGAAGGTGATCGGCTACCTCGACGAGGACGGCATCAGCCGCAGCTCCGCCACCGAGACGTACGCCGCGATCAAGCTCGAGATCGACACCCGTCGCTGGGCCGGGGTGCCGTTCTACCTGCGCACCGGCAAGCGACTCGGCCGCCGGGTCAGCGAGATCGCGGTGGTCTTCAAGCAGGCGCCGCACCTGCCGTTCGAGACCACGGCGACCGAGGAGCTCGGGCACAACGCCCTGGTGGTGCGGGTGCAGCCGGACGAGGGCGTGACCCTGCGCTTCGGCTCGAAGGTGCCCGGGACGGCGATGGAGGTCCGCGACGTCACGATGGACTTCGGCTACGGGCACGCCTTCACCGAGTCCTCCCCCGAGGCCTACGAGCGGCTGATCCTGGACGTCCTGCTCGGTGAGCCGCCGCTGTTCCCACGGCACGAGGAGGTCGAGCTGTCCTGGCAGATCCTCGACCCGATCGAGAAGCACTGGAGCAAGTCCGGGCGACCGGACCCCTACCCCGCCGGGACGTGGGGGCCGCCCACCGCCGACGCGATGATGGCCCGCGACGGCCGGGTCTGGAGGCTGCCGTGA
- the opcA gene encoding glucose-6-phosphate dehydrogenase assembly protein OpcA: MIIDLPSTTTAAVNRKLVDLRDSGGAIALGRVLTLVIVTDEGEFEESIAAANDASREHPCRVIVIVEGNRRGAERMDAQVRVGGDAGASEVIVLRLYGQLAAHADSVVTPLLLPDSPLVVWWPGQAPKEPSKDPVGRMAQRRITDAAASANPRKELSRRRDTYAVGDTDLAWTRVTKWRGLLAAALDQPPYNPIEHITVTGASDSPSTDLLAAWLAETLRCTVTRARTKAGTGMASVRLARRSGPVDLVRADGAIATLTQPGQPDRRIALPRRDLAECLAEELRRLDQDEIYMETLQRGLGRLDAGRSVTASQAAAAGEAKPLAEAKQDARRAGRREAATARAIREASPEKAATKKAATKKPATKKTATKKATPRKPSAR; encoded by the coding sequence GTGATCATCGACCTGCCGAGCACCACCACGGCGGCGGTCAACCGCAAGCTGGTGGACCTGCGTGACTCCGGCGGGGCCATCGCCCTGGGCCGGGTGCTCACCCTGGTCATCGTCACCGACGAGGGCGAGTTCGAGGAGAGCATCGCGGCGGCGAACGACGCGAGCCGCGAGCACCCTTGCCGGGTCATCGTCATCGTCGAGGGCAACCGCCGCGGCGCCGAGCGGATGGATGCCCAGGTTCGCGTCGGCGGGGACGCCGGCGCCAGCGAGGTCATCGTGCTGCGCCTGTACGGCCAGCTGGCAGCGCACGCCGACAGCGTGGTGACGCCCCTGCTGCTGCCGGACTCCCCGCTGGTGGTCTGGTGGCCCGGCCAGGCCCCGAAGGAGCCGTCGAAGGACCCCGTCGGCCGGATGGCCCAGCGCCGGATCACCGACGCCGCCGCATCCGCCAACCCGCGCAAGGAGCTCAGCCGGCGACGCGACACCTACGCGGTCGGCGACACCGACCTGGCGTGGACGCGGGTCACCAAGTGGCGTGGCCTGCTCGCCGCGGCGCTCGACCAGCCGCCGTACAACCCGATCGAGCACATCACGGTCACCGGAGCCTCGGACAGCCCCAGCACCGACCTCTTGGCCGCCTGGCTGGCCGAGACGCTGCGCTGCACCGTGACCCGGGCTCGGACCAAGGCGGGCACCGGGATGGCCAGCGTGCGGCTCGCGCGGCGCAGCGGGCCCGTCGACCTCGTCCGGGCGGACGGCGCGATCGCCACCCTGACCCAGCCGGGCCAGCCCGACCGCCGGATCGCCCTCCCCCGCCGCGACCTCGCGGAGTGCCTGGCCGAGGAGCTCCGCCGGCTGGACCAGGACGAGATCTACATGGAGACGCTGCAGCGCGGCCTGGGGCGGCTCGACGCCGGCCGCTCCGTGACCGCCTCGCAGGCTGCCGCCGCCGGCGAGGCCAAGCCGCTGGCCGAGGCCAAGCAGGACGCACGGCGGGCCGGTCGCCGGGAGGCCGCGACGGCCCGGGCCATCCGGGAGGCATCGCCGGAGAAGGCAGCGACCAAGAAGGCAGCGACCAAGAAGCCCGCAACCAAGAAGACCGCAACCAAGAAGGCCACCCCCAGGAAGCCGAGCGCGAGGTGA
- the pgl gene encoding 6-phosphogluconolactonase, whose amino-acid sequence MSASPLVVVHRDAALLAASVAARLVTRLVDAQAARGTAHVVLTGGSVGTAVLASLAESPARDAVSWPDVHVWWGDERFLPAGHPDRNETQAREALLDGLRLDPAHVHPMGASDQAPHVDVDAAAERYAEELARVARAEGTSRDDVPAFDVLLLGVGPDAHIASLFPEMAGIHEADRTVVGVHGSPKPPPLRVSLTLPAINRAEEVWLVAAGAEKADAIGLALSGAGPVQAPAGAAGGRRATVWLLDRAAAQRVPPALIRLSSP is encoded by the coding sequence GTGAGCGCCTCACCGCTGGTCGTGGTGCACCGGGACGCCGCCCTGCTGGCCGCTTCGGTGGCGGCGCGGCTGGTCACCCGGCTGGTGGACGCGCAGGCCGCGCGCGGCACCGCTCACGTGGTGCTGACGGGAGGGTCGGTCGGGACGGCTGTCCTGGCTTCCCTCGCCGAGAGCCCGGCCCGCGACGCGGTGTCCTGGCCCGACGTGCACGTCTGGTGGGGGGACGAGCGCTTCCTGCCGGCCGGACACCCCGACCGCAACGAGACGCAGGCCCGCGAAGCACTGTTGGACGGGCTGCGGCTGGACCCAGCGCACGTGCACCCCATGGGCGCCAGCGACCAGGCTCCGCACGTGGACGTCGACGCCGCAGCCGAGCGCTACGCGGAGGAGCTGGCCCGGGTCGCGCGGGCCGAGGGGACGAGCCGGGACGACGTCCCGGCCTTCGACGTCCTGCTGCTCGGGGTGGGTCCGGACGCGCACATCGCGTCGCTGTTCCCCGAGATGGCCGGGATCCACGAGGCGGATCGGACGGTCGTCGGGGTGCACGGCTCGCCGAAACCACCGCCGCTACGGGTCTCCCTGACCCTGCCCGCGATCAACCGGGCCGAGGAGGTCTGGCTGGTCGCCGCCGGAGCGGAGAAGGCCGATGCGATCGGCCTGGCCCTCAGCGGCGCCGGGCCGGTGCAGGCCCCGGCCGGGGCTGCTGGCGGACGACGCGCGACGGTCTGGCTGCTGGACCGGGCGGCGGCACAGCGCGTGCCACCAGCCTTGATCCGGCTGTCCAGCCCCTGA
- a CDS encoding RNA polymerase-binding protein RbpA has product MAGGNAIRGSRVGAGPMGEAERGDAAPRIVQSYWCANGHETRPSFADEQGVAAPETWDCPRCGFPAGQDQANPPAPPKVEPYKTHLAYVKERRSDTDGQAILDEALQQLRDRGLIR; this is encoded by the coding sequence ATGGCAGGCGGGAACGCGATCCGGGGTAGCCGGGTAGGTGCAGGTCCGATGGGCGAGGCGGAGCGCGGCGATGCCGCTCCCCGGATCGTCCAGTCCTACTGGTGCGCCAACGGGCACGAGACGCGACCGAGCTTCGCGGACGAGCAGGGCGTGGCCGCCCCCGAGACCTGGGACTGCCCGCGCTGCGGCTTCCCGGCCGGGCAGGACCAGGCGAACCCGCCGGCCCCACCCAAGGTGGAGCCGTACAAGACGCACCTCGCCTACGTGAAGGAGCGTCGCAGCGACACCGACGGTCAGGCGATCCTCGACGAGGCGCTGCAGCAGCTGCGGGACCGCGGCCTCATCCGCTGA
- the secG gene encoding preprotein translocase subunit SecG, protein MSAVRISLEVLLVITSLFQTLLILLHKGKGGGLSDMFGGGVTSSLGGSSIAEKNLDRFTIAIALVWSACIVGIGLIERFTAT, encoded by the coding sequence GTGAGCGCAGTACGCATCAGCCTTGAGGTTCTGCTGGTCATCACCAGCCTGTTCCAGACCCTCCTCATCCTGCTCCACAAGGGCAAGGGTGGCGGTCTGTCCGACATGTTCGGTGGCGGAGTCACCTCGAGTCTCGGCGGTTCCTCGATCGCCGAGAAGAACCTTGATCGCTTCACGATCGCCATCGCCCTGGTCTGGTCGGCGTGCATCGTCGGCATCGGGTTGATCGAGCGGTTCACCGCCACCTGA
- the tpiA gene encoding triose-phosphate isomerase, with the protein MARGTVTGRVPLMAGNWKMNLDHLAGAHLVQKLDWTLKDGKHDFAAVEVTVLPPFTDLRTVQTLVDGDKLDIRYGAQDLSPHTEGAYTGDVSGAMLAKLGCTYVVVGHSERREIHREDDALVNAKVKAAYQHGLTPILCVGEGLEVRQAGEHCAHTLAQLDAAVDGLTAAQGKSLVVAYEPVWAIGTGEVATPEDAQEVCGAIRTRLAEIWSGDVADAVRVLYGGSVKSTNVASIMAQPDVDGALVGGASLKADEFASICRYRDHRTG; encoded by the coding sequence ATGGCTCGCGGCACCGTGACCGGTCGTGTCCCGCTGATGGCGGGCAACTGGAAGATGAACCTGGACCACCTGGCGGGAGCGCACCTCGTCCAGAAGCTGGACTGGACGCTCAAGGACGGCAAGCACGACTTCGCCGCCGTCGAGGTGACGGTGCTGCCGCCGTTCACCGACCTGCGGACCGTCCAGACCCTGGTGGACGGCGACAAGCTGGACATCAGGTACGGCGCCCAGGACCTCTCCCCGCACACGGAGGGCGCGTACACCGGCGACGTGTCGGGCGCGATGCTCGCCAAGCTCGGCTGCACGTACGTGGTCGTCGGGCACAGCGAGCGCCGCGAGATCCACCGCGAGGACGACGCCCTGGTCAACGCGAAGGTCAAGGCGGCCTACCAGCACGGCCTGACGCCCATCCTGTGCGTCGGTGAGGGGCTGGAGGTTCGCCAGGCGGGCGAGCACTGCGCGCACACCCTGGCTCAGCTCGACGCGGCGGTGGACGGCCTCACCGCGGCCCAGGGCAAGAGCCTGGTCGTCGCGTACGAGCCCGTCTGGGCCATCGGCACCGGTGAGGTGGCGACCCCGGAGGACGCGCAGGAGGTGTGCGGTGCGATCCGCACCCGCCTGGCGGAGATCTGGTCCGGGGACGTCGCGGACGCGGTCCGGGTGCTGTACGGCGGATCGGTCAAGTCCACCAATGTCGCCTCGATCATGGCGCAGCCGGACGTGGACGGCGCCCTGGTGGGTGGCGCGAGCCTGAAGGCGGACGAGTTCGCGAGCATCTGCCGCTACCGTGACCACCGGACCGGCTGA